A single region of the Triticum dicoccoides isolate Atlit2015 ecotype Zavitan chromosome 2B, WEW_v2.0, whole genome shotgun sequence genome encodes:
- the LOC119361076 gene encoding uncharacterized protein LOC119361076 — protein sequence MRKAKRGGDHLTRSFPKSRKASKNESLVSGRFLGDCDQSVRSRLSDGLISYLSRSVASITLCNGDYMCLLFSTVLFSCSGIAMERQGRYHTRFLTSASLVRALNGTNKDHDDLKIEVRHEGNEVYMGGMAEFDLDRNFAVVDVHAFLENVQVGSFQPALEILPHGELLVVIGRGVSGEIMAKNVELDGDSRVSEDDEDPDCKISETWEGGPLLSVDGKVVGMNLFLTTRRAVFLPWGTILKHLEHYWISQQKKTGLARSKTSKVYRFAGRPTCVKSNSHPEVHGDLLNQEQLDLDSMGYPKLPSSMLGAGMILVDTFEETFGDIHGEGVWRKFSKSASNINRNVVALASFNGEKRYFACTGFFIEWNGSTISLTSASLVRNSGDENKIVENLRIELLLNSQCREGTLQHYSLHYNVALVSVKDYRALRPSNTLLHWKKDFEVAAVGRCFKSGALMATTGELVSWTGTLDCDFLTTSTCKITKAGIGGPLVTLDGDVIGMNFYDKRIGTPFLLLVDIYKILVSFETKSELGEVGNDRHPSGAPFWKMDEDDKTKLNMWPVPMPRWRNPDYVDEDKSDDDDEVFDPESGRVPPKYGYFKGKKLMLF from the exons ATGCGGAAAGCTAAGAGAGGCGGTGATCATCTCACTAGAAGCTTTCCTAAGAGTAGAAAAGCTTCCAAGAATGAATCATTGGTCTCAG GTCGCTTCCTTGGGGACTGTGATCAAAGTGTTCGGTCCAGGCTTAGTGATGGGCTAATATCATATTTGTCTAGAAGTGTCGCCTCTATTACTTTGTGCAATGGTGATTATATGTGCTTACTATTCTCG ACAGTCTTATTTTCATGCTCAGGCATAGCTATGGAACGCCAGGGGCGCTACCATACAAGGTTTCTGACTTCTGCAAGTTTGGTTAGAGCTCTCAATGGTACGAATAAAGACCATGATGACTTGAAG ATTGAAGTGCGCCATGAAGGCAATGAAGTTTATATGGGGGGGATGGCTGAATTTGATTTAGATCGCAACTTTGCTGTTGTCGATGTGCATGCGTTCCTTGAAAATGTTCAGGTTGGATCTTTCCAACCTGCACTAGAAATTCTGCCCCATGGTGAGCTATTAGTAGTTATAGGGCGTGGTGTCTCTGGTGAAATAATGGCCAAGAATGTGGAATTGGATGGTGATTCAAGGGTATCTGAGGACGATGAAGATCCTGATTGTAAAATCTCAGAG ACTTGGGAAGGTGGGCCACTTCTTTCTGTTGATGGGAAGGTTGTTGGCATGAACCTTTTTCTGACTACTAGAAGAGCCGTTTTCCTACCATGGGGCACAATTCTCAAGCATCTGGAGCATTACTGGATATCTCAGCAAAAGAAGACTGGTCTTGCACGATCAAAAACTTCGAAGGTTTACAG GTTTGCAGGAAGACCCACATGTGTGAAATCTAACAGCCATCCAGAAG TACATGGAGATTTACTCAACCAGGAGCAGTTAGATCTAGACTCCATGGGTTACCCTAAGTTACCATCCTCCATGTTAGGAG CTGGCATGATTTTAGTTGATACTTTTGAAGAGACTTTTGGCGACATACATGGTGAAGGTGTCTGGAGAAAATTTAGTAAAAGTGCTTCTAACATAAATCGCAATGTTGTCGCACTGGCTTCATTTAATG GAGAAAAGAGGTATTTTGCATGCACGGGTTTTTTTATTGAATGGAATGGATCTACGATAAGTTTGACATCAGCAAGCTTGGTTAGAAATTCTGGTGATGAGAACAAGATTGTTGAGAACTTGAGG ATTGAACTGTTGCTTAACAGCCAATGCAGAGAAGGGACGTTACAGCATTATAGTCTACATTACAACGTTGCTCTAGTCAGTGTCAAGGATTATCGTGCTCTTCGTCCATCTAATACTCTACTTCATTGGAAAAAGGATTTTGAAGTAGCAGCTGTAGGGCGTTGCTTCAAATCAGGTGCGCTAATGGCTACTACTGGGGAGCTTGTTTCCTGGACAGGCACACTCGATTGTGATTTTCTCACAACTTCAACGTGTAAAATCACTAAG GCTGGGATCGGAGGCCCTCTTGTTACTCTTGATGGGGATGTTATTGGCATGAATTTCTATGATAAGAGAATAGGAACCCCTTTCCTGTTATTGGTGGACATTTACAAAATTCTAGTATCGTTTGAGACAAAAAG TGAACTTGGTGAAGTTGGCAATGATAGGCACCCCTCTGGAGCGCCTTTTTGGAAAATGGATGAAGATGACAAAACTAAGTTAAACAT GTGGCCTGTGCCCATGCCTCGCTGGCGCAATCCTGACTATGTGGATGAAGATaaatctgatgatgatgatgaggtctTTGATCCCGAATCTGGCCGCGTGCCGCCGAAATACGGTTACTTCAAGGGAAAGAAACTCATGCTCTTTTAG